The region CAATTGCGTGTTTTAAACGACGACACCATTGCTGCTGGTATGGGCTTTGGCACCCACCCACACGATAATATGGAAATAATTACTATTCCTTTAGAGGGCGATTTAGCCCATAAAGACAGTATGGGTAATGCTTCAACGATCAAAAATGGCGATGTTCAAGTCATGAGTGCTGGTACCGGAATTATGCACAGTGAATTCAATCCCAATCACGACCAACAAACAAAACTTTTTCAAATTTGGGTTTTCCCAAATAAAAGGAATGTTACTCCAAGATACCAACAAATTTCCTTAAATTTAGAAGATAGAACTAATACCTTTCAACAAATATTATCTCCAAATCCAGATGATGATGGTGTTTGGATTCATCAAGACGCTTGGTTTCATTTAGGTAAATTTACTAAAGATTCTACCGAAAAGTATACCATTAAAAAAGAAGGCAATGGCGTTTATGTTATGGTTGTAAGTGGAAAAGCCATTATAAATGGCCAAGAATTAAAACAAAGAGATGCACTTGGTGTTTGGGATACAAACAGTTTTGATATAGAAATGAGTGCCAATACAGAAATTTTGTTGTTAGAAGTTCCAATGGAAGATTAATTTAAAAAGTAAAATTATGAGTATAAATATTCGATTAGAAGCCAATGAAAAAAAGGGTGCTTTTCATTTGGAAGAAGACGGAATGGAAAGAGGATTAATGACTTTTGTATGGGCGAGTACGGATAAAATCATTATTGACCATACTGAAGTTGATCCTACTTCTGGTGGAAAAGGATTTGGCAAAATGCTGGTAGAAGCTGCTGTTACTACAGCTAGGGAAAAGGGAATTAAAATTATTCCTCTTTGTCCTTTTGCCAAAAAAATAATTGAAAAAACACCAGAATTTCAAGATGTTTTATAAGTATGGAGTATCTTTTAGAAAATAATTTAACTGGAAATATTAGTACACAAAAATACAAATGTACAATCACTTGGCGCAATGGTATTTTGGTTATGGATGAACCTGCGAAAATTGGAGGTCAAGATTTGGGCCCAGATCCTTATTCCACGC is a window of Flavobacterium indicum GPTSA100-9 = DSM 17447 DNA encoding:
- a CDS encoding GNAT family N-acetyltransferase; translation: MSINIRLEANEKKGAFHLEEDGMERGLMTFVWASTDKIIIDHTEVDPTSGGKGFGKMLVEAAVTTAREKGIKIIPLCPFAKKIIEKTPEFQDVL
- a CDS encoding pirin family protein, with translation MKTVLHTSESRGHANHGWLNAYHSFSFANWYNPERIQFGQLRVLNDDTIAAGMGFGTHPHDNMEIITIPLEGDLAHKDSMGNASTIKNGDVQVMSAGTGIMHSEFNPNHDQQTKLFQIWVFPNKRNVTPRYQQISLNLEDRTNTFQQILSPNPDDDGVWIHQDAWFHLGKFTKDSTEKYTIKKEGNGVYVMVVSGKAIINGQELKQRDALGVWDTNSFDIEMSANTEILLLEVPMED